The Candidatus Poribacteria bacterium genome contains a region encoding:
- a CDS encoding ABC transporter ATP-binding protein: MFSFFLVVVTNVLLLISPQILKTVVDELGLAWKSAYDPDYVGPLFTISPERILFFALLIFGIALFAGILRFIQRRTIQGVARQMEFHLRADFFLHLQKLSAAYYDNVRTGDLMTRATSDLNAIRMVLSSAVMYTADAIVFFGLALTIMLRIDVGLTLVALLPYPVLALLIRFLGKRLHARYERIQEAFSTLNTKVQENLSGVRVVKAYTLEASEIEHFQALNREFVDRNHEQIRLMTFFFPIFRCLPGIGIVVLLWMGGLRVIDGEMSLGDFVAFHAYLMMLIRPMITLGFIVNTFERGAASMGRIQAILNEKPEIFDGEQVKWGIKDIEGEIEFRDLNFAYPDGTPVLKGINLKIERGKTLAIVGGTGSGKSTLVNLIPRIRQAARGTVFVDGVDIQDIPLNVLRSSVGVVEQEPFLFSDYLQNNIAYGLETPDEVQIKDAAHTADLLEQIEEFPDGLETFLGERGMTISGGQRQRTALARAIIIKPKILILDDAFANVDTQTEDTILSRLTEIMKDRTTILISHRISTVKGADHIVVLDEGSIVEAGTHEQLLEQNGIYAGIYETQLLQEELEKL; this comes from the coding sequence ATATTCAGTTTCTTTCTTGTGGTCGTGACGAATGTGCTTCTCCTGATTAGCCCCCAAATCCTCAAGACGGTTGTTGATGAGTTAGGCCTCGCTTGGAAAAGTGCTTATGATCCGGATTATGTGGGGCCACTCTTTACGATCTCTCCGGAACGCATCCTCTTTTTCGCGCTACTTATCTTTGGGATCGCGCTCTTTGCGGGTATCCTACGCTTCATCCAACGGCGCACCATCCAAGGGGTCGCGCGGCAGATGGAGTTCCACCTCCGTGCCGACTTCTTTCTGCATCTTCAAAAACTCTCGGCAGCGTATTACGATAACGTCCGTACCGGCGACCTGATGACGCGGGCAACCAGCGATCTAAATGCCATCAGAATGGTGCTGAGCAGTGCTGTCATGTATACAGCAGACGCAATCGTATTTTTCGGACTCGCACTCACCATTATGCTTCGTATTGATGTAGGTTTGACCCTTGTCGCACTGCTGCCCTATCCAGTGCTCGCACTCCTGATTCGCTTTCTTGGAAAACGGTTGCATGCACGTTATGAGCGAATCCAAGAGGCGTTCTCAACGTTGAACACCAAAGTGCAGGAGAATTTGTCTGGGGTCCGCGTGGTGAAAGCGTACACACTCGAAGCGAGCGAAATCGAACACTTCCAAGCATTGAACCGAGAGTTTGTTGACCGTAACCACGAACAGATCCGACTGATGACTTTCTTTTTCCCAATCTTCCGCTGTTTGCCAGGGATCGGTATTGTCGTCCTGCTTTGGATGGGTGGGCTCCGGGTCATTGACGGCGAAATGTCGCTCGGCGATTTCGTCGCGTTCCACGCCTATCTCATGATGCTCATCCGTCCGATGATTACGCTCGGCTTCATCGTCAACACCTTTGAACGCGGCGCAGCGTCTATGGGACGCATCCAAGCGATTCTCAATGAGAAGCCTGAAATCTTTGATGGCGAGCAGGTGAAATGGGGGATCAAAGATATTGAAGGTGAGATCGAATTTAGAGACCTTAATTTTGCGTATCCCGATGGAACACCTGTGCTTAAGGGCATTAACCTCAAAATTGAACGCGGTAAGACGCTTGCGATTGTCGGTGGAACGGGGTCTGGGAAATCTACACTTGTCAACCTCATTCCACGCATCCGTCAAGCAGCACGTGGCACCGTCTTTGTCGATGGCGTAGACATTCAGGATATACCGTTAAATGTTCTCCGATCCAGCGTCGGGGTCGTCGAGCAGGAACCGTTCCTTTTCTCTGACTATTTGCAAAATAATATCGCCTACGGTCTCGAAACACCGGACGAGGTACAGATAAAAGACGCAGCGCACACCGCAGATCTCCTTGAACAGATTGAGGAGTTCCCCGATGGGTTAGAAACCTTCCTCGGTGAACGTGGGATGACAATTTCAGGGGGGCAACGCCAACGGACCGCACTCGCTCGCGCGATTATCATTAAACCGAAAATTTTGATCCTTGACGACGCATTCGCAAATGTGGATACCCAAACAGAAGACACGATTCTCAGTCGGCTCACCGAAATTATGAAGGATCGCACGACTATCCTCATTTCACATCGTATCTCTACCGTGAAGGGTGCCGACCACATCGTCGTCCTTGACGAGGGCAGCATTGTTGAGGCAGGCACACACGAACAACTTCTCGAACAGAACGGGATTTATGCCGGTATCTATGAAACACAACTCTTGCAAGAGGAACTTGAGAAACTATAA
- a CDS encoding WD40 repeat domain-containing protein: MKQNRRPAPFNVVPSDTEGITWALPEGAIARLGKGIALSSGGPKLGLPPGGVYFAVQTRIGLWWYEMSSKSPIALWETERGMISTVDFSQDGEWIAIANYDGIIKVVDIQSGECLAQMKRTEEHNIYWRINFSPDCKWIATANFSGIVEVLDVHRGVCIAEMDRGEREVVSADIYGLEFSPNGQYVAATADNLGTEGTQTYIWDPETGKLIFKFAGGNFNFSQDSCLLAGVTSDDPIGDADPINHYISVWNITTGKRISHFSVKSAWMDTIIFSPCGEFLASSSRDESLRVWDVAKGAQKMAYNDFQTPRTVPFYSTDGELFAIVDRQDTIEVWNMEHREKIQILELHPRSIDAAWFREFPQVALADMCTDTTQNKKRQPGNIHTFSTLRESACFPDPVMFLPDGKTLATRGYRNGIVLWDVESKQVQETLLEDQRIASFTVLPSGNILSAHSEDNNIKVWDAEKPDAPIAEFTETDPVRLIWNIAFAPTGDLLAVGSREGTIYLYDFIRKARLKPLIGHTEHIWSVCFSPDGKRLVSGSDDRIARLWDVESGEEIATLPLGEPHTLMDIAFSPCGNLIAGGLSGELRLWNAETLTTLFAIPHPESRAPWALAFSPCGKYLASGTWWEEGMEKMAIRLWEVASGENIATLWGHPTDIQSLAFSPDSTILASGSFDCSTLLWDLKPFIDS; encoded by the coding sequence ATGAAACAAAATCGAAGACCGGCACCATTCAATGTTGTGCCGAGTGACACCGAAGGAATTACATGGGCATTACCAGAAGGCGCAATCGCCCGACTTGGGAAAGGAATTGCCTTGTCCAGTGGAGGACCAAAACTGGGACTCCCTCCCGGCGGCGTGTATTTCGCCGTTCAAACCCGTATAGGTCTCTGGTGGTATGAAATGTCGTCAAAGTCGCCTATAGCATTGTGGGAAACAGAGCGCGGAATGATCTCCACTGTCGATTTCTCGCAAGATGGTGAGTGGATTGCTATCGCCAATTACGACGGTATCATTAAGGTGGTGGATATTCAGAGTGGTGAATGCCTCGCGCAGATGAAGCGGACGGAAGAACATAATATCTATTGGCGCATTAACTTTTCTCCGGATTGTAAATGGATCGCCACCGCGAATTTTAGCGGCATCGTTGAAGTGTTAGATGTCCATCGCGGTGTGTGCATCGCAGAGATGGATCGAGGTGAACGTGAAGTTGTATCAGCTGATATTTATGGATTGGAATTCTCCCCAAATGGACAGTACGTCGCTGCGACTGCAGATAATCTTGGCACAGAAGGCACACAAACTTACATCTGGGACCCTGAGACAGGCAAGTTAATTTTCAAGTTTGCGGGTGGAAATTTTAACTTCTCTCAAGACAGTTGTCTACTGGCAGGAGTGACCTCTGACGATCCCATTGGTGATGCCGATCCTATTAATCACTACATCTCAGTATGGAATATAACGACAGGTAAACGTATCTCTCACTTTAGCGTGAAAAGTGCTTGGATGGATACTATTATCTTTTCACCTTGCGGCGAGTTCCTCGCATCCAGTAGTAGAGATGAAAGCTTACGCGTGTGGGACGTAGCAAAGGGTGCGCAAAAGATGGCTTATAATGACTTTCAAACGCCTCGGACAGTGCCATTTTATTCAACAGATGGGGAGTTATTTGCAATTGTGGATAGGCAAGACACTATTGAAGTCTGGAATATGGAACATCGTGAAAAAATACAGATCCTAGAACTACATCCGAGGAGTATTGATGCCGCATGGTTTAGAGAATTTCCGCAGGTGGCTCTTGCTGACATGTGTACCGACACTACACAGAACAAAAAGCGTCAGCCTGGTAACATACATACATTCTCAACACTTCGTGAATCTGCCTGTTTTCCAGATCCGGTTATGTTTTTACCGGATGGAAAGACACTGGCAACAAGAGGGTATCGGAACGGTATCGTGTTATGGGATGTTGAAAGTAAGCAGGTTCAGGAAACATTATTGGAAGATCAGCGTATTGCCTCTTTTACTGTGTTGCCCTCTGGGAACATACTATCTGCCCATAGTGAAGACAACAACATCAAAGTTTGGGATGCCGAGAAACCTGATGCACCGATTGCGGAATTCACTGAAACCGATCCGGTCCGATTGATATGGAACATCGCATTCGCACCGACAGGTGATCTACTTGCAGTTGGAAGTAGAGAAGGTACTATCTATCTATACGATTTCATACGTAAGGCGCGGTTAAAACCGCTCATAGGGCATACCGAGCACATTTGGTCGGTGTGCTTCTCGCCAGATGGCAAACGACTGGTAAGCGGCTCAGATGATAGAATCGCTCGGCTATGGGATGTTGAATCCGGTGAAGAAATTGCCACATTGCCATTAGGTGAACCTCACACACTTATGGATATAGCATTTTCACCGTGTGGTAACTTGATCGCGGGTGGACTGTCCGGCGAACTCCGTTTATGGAACGCCGAAACCTTAACAACCCTTTTTGCAATACCACATCCAGAGAGTCGGGCACCTTGGGCATTGGCATTCTCGCCGTGTGGTAAGTATCTGGCATCGGGCACTTGGTGGGAGGAAGGCATGGAGAAGATGGCAATTCGGTTATGGGAAGTGGCGAGCGGTGAGAATATCGCGACCCTGTGGGGACATCCGACAGACATTCAGTCGCTTGCATTTTCGCCAGATAGCACAATTTTGGCGAGTGGCAGTTTTGACTGCTCCACCCTGCTATGGGATTTGAAACCTTTTATAGATTCTTAA